The Trichoderma breve strain T069 chromosome 2, whole genome shotgun sequence DNA segment CACTATGATCGCAAACCTTGGTCATTGATGATCATCAATGCTAAAACAAACCGCACCGCACATGGCGCTACCACAATCCGCCAAAAGTGGCAAACCCGCcccatggctggctggctggccctttttttcttccactCCACGATGGAGGCTGTGGAAGCTCAATGGCCCGTTTTCCCAAATGCTGCGCGGCCTGGACCCCCAGCTAAAGCAGTTTGTGGTTAAACATGCAATGACATGACAAGGGGAGGTGGGAAGTGGGAAAGCCAGTGACCGCCAatggctttttcttctccagcttgtcCCTCATTTAATATCCAATGGACTGCAACCTCGTAAATCAGTGACTCTCTCCTTTGCGCGCTTGTGTTCTCTTCCTACCTATCTACTCCTTACTTGCGCTTGCTTGCtttgattctttttttctggatCTTTTTAAACCTCAGGTTTACATCTTTTTCTTAATACCCCTGCTAGTAACAAGAGTTACATACCTATTCTTTTAACAATGGCTTCGCCTACAAACACTACGCTGCCGTCGCGCGCGACGACGGGATTGAGCGACGATGCTATTCCGGAGGCGGACCCTTCTACTGTACGTGACACTGCATACCTATGCTCAGCGGGGAGAGGGGGCATTGTTGTCCTGCTGGAGGTTTGAAGTGCGTGCGGCTAATCAAGCGAGATGTAGACCGCCGGATTGCTTGCAGAGCGTCTGCAGGCGTGGAAACACATGGTGGGATATCTCGAGGAGTATGTCGAGTCCGTGGAGAAGGTCCATGGCCGCCAGGCAAAGGAGTACGAGAAGGTCTTGAAGGTGAGATGCGGCCCCGAATCCCCCCCTTTCTACACCCCTTTGGTGGTTTGCCAATGCTTTTCTTCTATCGTTCTTTTCCTCATATTTCTGTTACTGACATGTGGCGTTCCAAAGACCATTTCAAACCCCCTGCGTGAAGGCCACCACTTCGACCAGAGCCTCGGCGGCATTGCGGGCTTCTTCGAGAACATGCGAGCCAACACCCAGGCCAtgatcaacaccaacatcgagacggagaagagcatcaaggGCTCCGTCCGCCCCATCCTCGACCGCCTGCACAAGGAGATCAAgcacaaggccaaggagctcgCGAGCGGCGCGCAGGCGGCGGCCAAGgaggtcgagaagctgcgcAATGTGACGCAGAAGCACATTGAGCTGCTCGGCCAGCAGTCCGCCGCATACGACTCGCACGGCGGCCGGCAGACCAACAGCCACGAGGACCCCTACGTCGTTCGTCGTGGCGTGACGCACCGCCTGCACAACCAGGTGCTGGCCGAGAACAACCACCGCAACGACCTGGTGTCGGTGCAGAACAACTTCCGCACGTTCGAGGCGCACATCCTCGAGGTCGTGCAGCAGGCCATGGAAGGCTTTACGCAGCTGGTCGGCAGccagggcgagaagatgcGGGCGCTCAACAGCGACATCCTCGGCACGGTGCAGTGCATCCCGCGCGACTTTGAGTGGACAAACTTCCAGCACCGCGCCGCCGACCGGCTGGTCAGCGCAAACGACCCGCCGCGCTCCGTCGACGCCATCCAGTTCCCTAACATGGAGCACGCCTCGACCAAGGCGCTGATCGAGGGCTCGCTTGAGCGCAAGTCGCGCAACAAGCTGTCGTTTGGCTACTCCACGGGTTACTACGTCGTCTCGCCGTCAAAGTACCTGCACGAGTTCAAGGACTCGGACGACACCCGCAACGACCCCAAGCCCGAGCTGTCCATCTACCTGCCCGACGCCGTCATCGGCGTGCCCAGCGCCGAAAAGTTCAacatcaagggcaaggacaagAGCGGCACGCTGAGCAGCAAGCTCACCGGCAGCTCCGAGATCAGCTTCAAGGCCCATACGCCCGCCGACGCTCAGCGCTGGTTCCAGATCATCCAGGGCGTTACCAACGCCGGCCCTGCGCTCTCGACCCCGGCGTCTCCCGTGGCCACGTCGTCGCCCACCATGACTTCTCCCGTGGCTCCGGCTGCGGCTCctgcggcggctgcggctgcgacCAAGGCGGTTGAAGCTGATGCCAAGTCACCCGTGGCCACGTCCACGCCGGTCGAGAAGCACCAGGCGCAGGAAGTTGGTGTGACGGGCGGCGATGCAAAGCCCGCTGCTTAGTATGTAGGCGGGAGTATCTGGGACTCGtgaagagaaggggggaaaacATTGGGGGAGAATTGAggagtttttttcttgttttctgATTGTTTTGAGTGGTTAATGATACCTATTCTGTGAAAGAGACTGGAACAGTTGTTAATGCAAACGAATTTACTAATGAGTGAGTTGAGTTGCTTCTCGGTGTGATGCGTTATGGCTGATGCTGAATTGGTGTGTATCATTCTACCAATGAATCTGAGGATCATATTGATATTAAATGGTAATCTCGCAGAATGATGCAGAGTGATCTCGTGGTTAATAATGAATTCTTCTTGACTATtaatgcaatgcaatcaTCCAAATCTGTCTCCATTGTCGCGCCACCCGTCTTTCCCCTCCCGAATAAATAAGCAACACCTAATCGCTCTCATGAATTGTTCTATGCAAAATTTCAACCATCCCCTCTAGTGTCATAAATCGTCCACCTTGCGCTTCTGCGCCCTGAGCACAGCCTTGTGCGTCTTATTATGAAACTTTACGTCGTCGGGGTACAGCGGGTTCCAGACGGTGTTGCAGATCTTGCACTCGGAGAAGGCAGCCTGCGCGGAGATGTTGAGGGTAGTCTGGATGGAGGGAGGGCGTGTCTTTGATAAGGGCTTCTTTTGCCCGGGGGGCGGGGAGGGGGATGTTGAGCTTGATAATGTTGGTTCTGTTGAGTATGAATTCGTATTTTGGAGAGAATCGCGGTTTGAATG contains these protein-coding regions:
- a CDS encoding apolipoprotein a1/A4/E domain-containing protein; translation: MASPTNTTLPSRATTGLSDDAIPEADPSTTAGLLAERLQAWKHMVGYLEEYVESVEKVHGRQAKEYEKVLKTISNPLREGHHFDQSLGGIAGFFENMRANTQAMINTNIETEKSIKGSVRPILDRLHKEIKHKAKELASGAQAAAKEVEKLRNVTQKHIELLGQQSAAYDSHGGRQTNSHEDPYVVRRGVTHRLHNQVLAENNHRNDLVSVQNNFRTFEAHILEVVQQAMEGFTQLVGSQGEKMRALNSDILGTVQCIPRDFEWTNFQHRAADRLVSANDPPRSVDAIQFPNMEHASTKALIEGSLERKSRNKLSFGYSTGYYVVSPSKYLHEFKDSDDTRNDPKPELSIYLPDAVIGVPSAEKFNIKGKDKSGTLSSKLTGSSEISFKAHTPADAQRWFQIIQGVTNAGPALSTPASPVATSSPTMTSPVAPAAAPAAAAAATKAVEADAKSPVATSTPVEKHQAQEVGVTGGDAKPAA